GCGACTGCAGGAAATGGGCCACACGCTGCAGTACACGGTCACCGGCATCGTGACCGTGCTGATCATTGTAGGTCTTGAAATGATCGACATCGACCAGCACGCATCCCCACTGGCGCAGCCCGGCATCATCGTTCGCCTCGACCTGAGATTCGACCATGGGCAGTCGACGCCGATTGTAGCAGCCGGTTAGCGGATCCTTGACGGTCAATTCCCGTAGCCGTTCTTCGAGCCTCTTGCGCTCGCTGATATCAAGCAGGATGCCGTGGTACAGCGTGTGCCCGGTTTCGGGATCCTCGACGGCGTAGCAGGTATCGATCACGGTCCGCTGCTCCCCGTCCGGACGCTGCAGGCGGAGCTCATACTGCTGGAGGGCGCGTGTCGCTTCGAGCACGGACAGCTGCTGGCCGCGCTGTTCTGGATCGACGAACAACGAGCGCACATCGAGACCCTGAAGCGTTTCCAGGGACTCGACGCCGAACAGTTCGAGACATGCGGGATTGGCGTCCAGAATGCGCCCCTGCTCGTTGGTGATATACACACCGGCTGGCAGGCGCTGTACCAGGCGCGACAGCGTCGATGGATCGTTCAGGCTTCGAAACCGCCGTTCAGTCATTGTGGCTTTCCTTCCCCGGGCGATGGTACCACCACCGTCTGATATCCGGGAAGGACTGGCGCGGTCGCTCTTCAGACCCGCAATGCGCGGCTCGGGCCGGGCATCCGACATCTGGTGTTCGGAACAAAAAAACCCCGGCCGCGAGGGCCGGGGTCACCCGGGCGCATTGATGGCCTGCGAAATGGGAAGGGGAATCAGGCAGTCAATGCGCCAGCCAACAGCCTGGGGGTTCAGGGGGTCATCACGAAGTCCGCGTTGCGCGTCGCGCCATCACGCGGGCGGTCATGGCCGGCGTGGCTCTCGAAGAACGCG
This DNA window, taken from Pseudomonadota bacterium, encodes the following:
- a CDS encoding sensor domain-containing diguanylate cyclase; protein product: MTERRFRSLNDPSTLSRLVQRLPAGVYITNEQGRILDANPACLELFGVESLETLQGLDVRSLFVDPEQRGQQLSVLEATRALQQYELRLQRPDGEQRTVIDTCYAVEDPETGHTLYHGILLDISERKRLEERLRELTVKDPLTGCYNRRRLPMVESQVEANDDAGLRQWGCVLVDVDHFKTYNDQHGHDAGDRVLQRVAHFLQSQVSRKDAVVRIGGDEFLVIVTGRSALKTAQIAARLISTHSPIPISIGWAVREDDERLETTIHRADEQLISTRQAERSMIS